The Scyliorhinus canicula chromosome 11, sScyCan1.1, whole genome shotgun sequence genome contains a region encoding:
- the LOC119973518 gene encoding 60S ribosomal protein L39: protein MPSHKTFRIKRFLAKKMKQNRPIPQWIRMKTGNKIRYNSKRRHWRRTKLGL from the coding sequence ATGCCATCCCACAAAACCTTCAGGATCAAGCGATTCCTCGCTAAGAAGATGAAGCAGAACCGGCCGATTCCGCAGTGGATTCGCATGAAAACCGGCAACAAGATCAGGTACAACTCCAAGAGGAGACACTGGAGAAGGACCAAGCTCGGCCTGTAA